The following are encoded in a window of Astyanax mexicanus isolate ESR-SI-001 chromosome 6, AstMex3_surface, whole genome shotgun sequence genomic DNA:
- the si:dkey-26c10.5 gene encoding C-type lectin domain family 4 member E isoform X2: MYVKFCNFGVYADEKAAASKQQQKQASPASADVYRKVILYRRLSAVLLLICVLLLAVLLALAVKLSEAKSSQECPTNAVDVERTTAGEVCSRSVCEAMYPPGRIQAPNGHACSECGRGWLKFEDSCYFLSQTRLNWLQSREQCKKMGGDLVVISNERVQRFLTQNGLMMYWIGLSRSDSQQWTWINNTVLMNSYWSDTRQDGDCVFLNGGSKPRKNWYPNQCAAVSHYICQKS, encoded by the exons ATGTACGTAAAATTCTGTAATTTCGGAGTCTACGCGGACGAGAAAGCGGCCGCGTCcaaacagcagcagaagcaggcTAGCCCGGCTAGCGCAG ATGTCTACAGGAAGGTGATTTTATACCGCAGGCTGTCCGCCGTCCTCCTGCTgatctgtgtgctgctgctggcTGTGCTGCTGGCTCTGGCTGTGAAGT TGTCTGAAGCAAAGTCCAGTCAGGAATGTCCAACAAACGCTGTGGACGTGGAAAGGACGACAGCAGGAGAGGTCTGCAGCCGCTCAGTGTGTGAGGCCATGTATCCTCCAGGGCGTATCCAGGCGCCAAACG GGCATGCATGCAGCGAGTGTGGAAGAGGCTGGTTGAAATTTGAGGACTCCTGTTACTTCCTATCTCAGACGCGCCTTAACTGGCTGCAGAGCAGAGAGCAGTGCAAGAAGATGGGTGGAGACCTGGTCGTCATTAGCAACGAGCGTGTGCAG AGATTTCTGACCCAGAATGGACTCATGATGTACTGGATCGGTCTTAGCCGTTCAGACTCGCAGCAGTGGACCTGGATTAACaacactgtactaatgaacag TTACTGGTCTGATACCCGTCAAGACGGCGACTGTGTGTTCCTGAACGGAGGGAGTAAACCCAGAAAAAACTGGTATCCAAACCAGTGTGCAGCCGTCTCGCACTACATCTGCCAGAAGAGTTAA